The Hordeum vulgare subsp. vulgare chromosome 4H, MorexV3_pseudomolecules_assembly, whole genome shotgun sequence genomic interval ATTCCCTGGTTAGCCGATTAAATGACCTCGTAAGTTGCATCTTGTATTATTGCTAGCCAGTACTGGTAGCGCATCTTAATGCATCCGAGCTTACATGCATCTAAGCCATTTGTTGCCTGATTTGTGGCCTGCAGGAGAAAAATGTAGTGCCCTCGTTGAAGAAGTCTCTAAATGACATCTCACTGGAGAAAGACGCTGCAGTTATCGCTAAGGTGTTGAATACTTGTTTTGTAGGAATATTTATGCAATATTCTGCTAACTGTGCATGCATGCCTCATCATTTCTGCCCCGTATGATAAGTAGGAGGATGCTCTAGCGCAACTCAGGAGCATGAAGAAGCGGTTGAGAGAGGCAGAAGAGGAACAGTACAGGGTATGTCTAAAGTTTGTACCTTCTTAGCATTATAGTCACCATGCTCATGTTGCAACTCAACAGGCAGAAGAAGACTCTGCATCCTTGAGAGCGCAGCTCAATACCCTGCAGCAGCAAGTAATGAGCAACTCTTACAGTGGATATGCAGTGGGAACATCAAGTGAGCAAACTCTTGCTATGGAAAAGGAGATACAGGATTTACAAGCTCAGCTAAAGGTAGGTTCTTTATGCCTTCCACTTTAATGTTGTGCTTGCTTCCATTCTCGTCTAGTTTATCCAAAAAAACTTTGACATCTAAAAAAATGGCAAACACAGCAAGAATCACTGCTAAGGCAACAGGAGCAGCAGAAACTAGCTGAAGAGTTCCTACTGAGGCAGCAAGATCAGCAAAGGCTAGCTGAAGAACAATCCCGTACTACTTCTCTGGAGGTTGAAAAGCGAGAGATGGAAGAGAAAATTGCTGTATTAACAAAGAAATCTTCAGGTGTGGATGGAATTTATTCCGTGGCATTATATCATCTCTAAAGCGAGAAAGTATAAGCAAACATGTAACTCTATCCTCCAGATGTTGCTGTAGGTGTTCTCTGCCATGCTTTATTGTATTGTAGTCATGAAGTGTTGCTTCAAACAATCCATATTTTTCTGATACATAGTTATTACCATGTTGCTTTCAAAATTATGTACCTACTTGCTGAAATAAGTTTTCCCTTCCATGCAGAAGAGGCTTCTGAATTTGCTGTACGCAAGGCATTTTCAATGGTAACATATCTAACAAACTTTATGTTTGTTAATTTAATCAGAAAGTAAGCTTCTTACAGTATAGAACATTAGACTGCGTAGACACATGTTTAGGCATGGTGCTATGGCCATTCACAGTAACACCATATAGTTATGCCCAGATTGATCAAGAGCTTTGGAGGTATGTATGGCTGGTATTAAATCATGTATGATACCTGGTGATTGAGCACCTGTAGTTCTGAAGGCATAGTTAAAAGTCAAAAATTGCAGTGGTAACTAGAATAGTCACATGCACATGTAGTACTGTATGTTCATAGTATTCTTGTAGCTGAGCTCAGATCGCTTTTTTCGTTATGGCAGCAAGACAGGGAGAAACTTGAAAACCAGTTGCATGATATGGCTTTGATGGTTGAGAGGTTAGAGGGCAGCCGCCAAAAGCTGCTGATGGAGGTGCTTGACGTTGCCTTCCTTTCTTTTGTGGTAAAGTAGGTTTCCTAAACGGTACTAATTTCTTTATGTGTTCAACAGATTGATTCCCAGTCATTGGAAATAGAGAATCTGTTTGAGGAGAACTCAGTCTTATCAACTTCATATCAAGAAGCTATGTCTGTTACGATGCAATGGGAGAACCAGGTGAACTGTTGGCATTCAGTTTGTGCATGGAATATGCTAAAAGTCTTTGTTACAAAATCTGCATCTTGCCTACTGGCATAATTGAAACTTGCAGGTTAAAGATTGTCTGAAGCAAAATGAAGAGCTTCGTCTCCACTTAGAGAAGCTTAGAATTGAGCAAGCTAAGCTGTTGAAAACAAACAATACTAGAGCCCAGCTAGATGGCCAAACTGAGACCAGCATCCCACCAGAACTGGTCACGGAGAATCTTTCTCTAAAGGTTAATAACTAAAACTCGTGAAACATTTTCTGTTGTCAAATCCAGTTAATATCATGTCATCAGTTTACAGTAGCTTCCTGCCGCATGTAGGATGAACTTGTCAAAGAACATAGCAGATCTGAGGGATTATCGGCAGAGATAATGAAACTTTCAGCTCAGCTTAGAAAGGCAGTCCAAGCGCAGAATAACCTGACACGCTTGTAAGTCTGCTGACATTTTCTTATATTTTGCTTAGTCGACCCCATTTTGTGTTGGTAAAATCAAATTGTTTTCGTCTCttgtgcagatatagacctgtatTAAAAGACATCGAGGGTaatctgatgaaaatgaaacaagaaACTTATGCAACAATTCTATGATTTTGCCGAGGTATGAGTGCAAACCTCAGCGATGACACCACTTGCACCACAAATTGATCGGTGTTTTTTTTGCTGTGTTTGCCTACCTTCATTAGGCAGTTCTTAATTTGTAGAGTTCAATCAACATTGTTGTACATGTGTGGTACTGATGTATTTATCGTTTATGCTGATGTATTTTGTAAACTGGCTGAAATGGTGAAAGGAAAAATCAGTATACCAATTGTCAGCCCTGTGGACATTTTTTTTAGCTTGCGCTGGATCATTTGTGTTTGTGGTAAGTGCTCTCTTGGTGCCTACACAAACATGTGCCTACAAAATTAGTTTGCCTCGTGCCTAACTCTGCACCTTAAAATAAAGGGCAAAATAGTCAGGATGTGAATTCATGATATTGTAGATGATTATCATTTCATGATATTAAGCAGCATTACAATGCATTTGCAGTAACTGTGCCAGATCATGAGTGAGTGGGGATCCGAATAGGATGCCGCTATCATTGATCTTATACAACTTAGCCATCTCATGTGCAACTCTGCTGCTATCACTACCAATCTTGCGGCTACGAATATTTGGTTTTGTCCTCAACATGTCTAGCATCTCCATGTAAGGTTCCCTCCAAGCAAAGAGAGGGTTCACATTTACAGGGAAGTTGGTAATCACGATGGAAGAATCGTCCAATAATCATCTAAGATGGTATGCTCGTGGACCAAATGTAGCACGTCGCTTAGGCCAAGGGAACAATCTCAGGCTTCAGCTCTTGGGCACAAGCACACGGTAGAAGTTTTGACCTGCCAGCTTTCAGCACACCCCACCTGATCTCTATTCACGGTATCCTCCACATAGCCCTATGGAGCAGTGGCGGAGCTAGACGGAATGTGCAGGGGGGCGAAAAAGAAAATACGAGTCCACTACACATAGCTTTGTCGTTGCTATGGAGGATGTGAGAATAATGAGTTGATGCTAGCCATGTTTCTATGCATATTTTTATGACCctgtggagttatttgtagtgcatcATGCCCACTATCATATTGTAGATTTCCATGCCATGATAAGTCCTGTAGCATATGTTTTTCTTGCTGCCAATATACCTTTAGATTAAAACTACTCTGTTAAAACCTGCTATTTTCATTAACTCTTAAATTGTAttcaagtagccatcttgtgagctcatttTCTATTGATCCATGCTTCTAAACAATTTGCTCATGTGATATGAATTATTGAGCATCATGTCAACTACTCCCCCATGTCTCgtttgtgcattttagattcatatagcttgttgttttgatgtgtgtaaaatgccatgttgctcttTGGTTAGATTATGACTagaacttgtgttgtagttgttgaaccgttgccctgttttgaacatgccatatatgaaacttgcctagaatttcatatagtttcataatatcttgttgcattcaTATTTTAACatgtttgtgttttttgtttgcatgtattttgcattcatggcatatgatctTGTGATGGTCATGTCTTTTAGATACTgtctccgttttagatgatctatatctatatatgtaaatcagcTAGAATGATGTATTGAATCACATGATGCATTTTGCTTTCCTGTTTaattaatataaaatatgttttagGCATATCTAgaccaattttgaaattaacatatgaggtcgttttgaaaataatataagttgtttccgaccccaTTTAAAATTCATAGATAGATGGTTTATTTatgtttcacctcttgccatgattaaTAACATTTagtattgttgtgtacctaaacggggGTGAACTAAGTAATCCAAATTTggaatttcgtcaatatgcaacttgcatattgagcttctccCCAATGTATAGAAGTTTATTGTTGTGCTTTGctatgtcatgcataattaaatggaaatgcatcatatttgattgtgcatcatgccatgtatatgttgtggtgtttactgTTTCATTTGTTTGTTTTCGGATTTGCTTCTCCTCGCTGGAGTTCCGAAAttgattcggagtgtgaggattcgttcgactatatCATGTTCGTCTACTTCAGGATTCGTTCTTCTTTCAAGcaggatctcatgcaagatgatcatttctctgtatacaactactatcattgctatgctagttgtctcgtttctatcgttGTGTCTCGTTATCCACCACTTGAATGTCaatcctcccaacattgccatgacaaGCCTCCAActcctccacatcctagcaaaccattgtttggctatgttatcgtttgctcaacccttcttatagtgttgttagttgcaggtgcaagttggTCCATGTGAGAATATGGATATCTtaggatatcacaatattattgctatttaatttaatgtacatatatacttggtaaaaggtggaaggcttggtcttttgctcggtgttttgttctacctttgccgtcctagttacttgtgtaccgatgttatgtttcatattgagcgctcctaacatgcttggggttgttaacgGGACctacttgataatttgttttgggATAGAACatggttgagggactaatgtgtttgtgagagtttACAAGATAACACAGATAGAAATCCCTGGAGATTCAGTATAACCATCGAAGACGACCCCCAAAAATGTCCGAAGACATTGATGATGGCCGAAGCCATTGTTGGTGCGTGAAGATAATCCCTTGAAGACAATGAAACACGAAAATGAAGTATTTgttgttttgtttcttctttcctgATTCATAGGAACCACCGTATTGTTAAGTGGAGTCGATGTGATCGAAGTCAGATGCTGACGTAATGCTCAACCCACATTTACCTATGTCTTCGAGCGAAGACAATGAGAGGAAATATCTTCGAGAGTTGGTTGAGTCAGCATTACTTGCAGTCCAAGTAATGTTGCCGTGTGTGTCTTTGAAATCCAACTATTGGAACACACGTCAGTTAGCCATTGACCCAGTGTCATTTCAGTCATATCAAGTAGGATTCCCcgttggctataaatagcccaccccctccaccataagttgGTGGCTGCTCAGAGTTGATGCGGCTGTTATCGTTTTTGAGCAACCCACCTCGA includes:
- the LOC123449050 gene encoding flagellar attachment zone protein 1; this encodes MESHHASRGRRTLEEIRQKRAAERMQQQQTPAATASHGDPHGNQRAAAELLARVQQLENGNLELERENQMLMSKFAEKEVEKDSLVSRLNDLEKNVVPSLKKSLNDISLEKDAAVIAKEDALAQLRSMKKRLREAEEEQYRAEEDSASLRAQLNTLQQQVMSNSYSGYAVGTSSEQTLAMEKEIQDLQAQLKQESLLRQQEQQKLAEEFLLRQQDQQRLAEEQSRTTSLEVEKREMEEKIAVLTKKSSEEASEFAVRKAFSMQDREKLENQLHDMALMVERLEGSRQKLLMEIDSQSLEIENLFEENSVLSTSYQEAMSVTMQWENQVKDCLKQNEELRLHLEKLRIEQAKLLKTNNTRAQLDGQTETSIPPELVTENLSLKDELVKEHSRSEGLSAEIMKLSAQLRKAVQAQNNLTRLYRPVLKDIEGNLMKMKQETYATIL